The following are encoded together in the Citrus sinensis cultivar Valencia sweet orange chromosome 1, DVS_A1.0, whole genome shotgun sequence genome:
- the LOC102611929 gene encoding 40S ribosomal protein S3-3 yields the protein MATQISKKRKFVADGVFFAELNEVLTRELAEDGYSGVEVRVTPMRTEIIIRATRTQNVLGEKGRRIRELTSVVQKRFKFPENSVELYAEKVNNRGLCAIAQAESLRYKLLGGLAVRRACYGVLRFIMESGAKGCEVIVSGKLRAQRAKSMKFKDGYMVSSGQPVNEYIDSAVRHVLLRQGVLGIKVKIMLSWDPNGKQGPTTPLPDLVTIHSPKDEEEYVKPTLVATDIEVPIQVA from the exons ATGGCAACTCAAATCagcaagaaaagaaag TTCGTGGCTGATGGCGTGTTTTTCGCGGAGCTTAACGAGGTACTGACTAGAGAGCTTGCGGAGGACGGTTATTCTGGAGTAGAGGTCAGGGTAACTCCCATGCGTACTGAGATCATCATCCGAGCCACTCGCACTCAGAACGTTCTTG gtGAGAAAGGGAGGAGAATTAGAGAGCTGACATCAGTGGTGCAGAAAAGGTTCAAATTCCCGGAGAATAGCGTGGAGCTGTACGCTGAGAAAGTCAACAATAGAGGACTATGTGCCATTGCTCAAGCCGAGTCTCTTCGCTACAAGCTCCTTGGTGGGCTTGCTGTTCGCAG GGCTTGCTATGGTGTCTTGAGGTTCATTATGGAAAGTGGAGCCAAGGGATGTGAG GTCATTGTCAGTGGAAAGTTGAGGGCACAACGTGCAAAATCAATGAAGTTTAAGGATGGATATATGGTCTCTTCTGGTCAGCCAGTGAATGAATATATTGACTCTGCTGTGAGACATGTTCTTTTGAGACAG GGTGTACTTGGTATTAAGGTCAAGATCATGCTTAGTTGGGATCCTAATGGAAAGCAAGGTCCTACTACCCCTCTACCTGATCTCGTAACAATCCACTCACCCAAGGATGAAGAGGAGTATGTCAAGCCAACATTGGTTGCTACTGATATTGAGGTCCCAATCCAAGTGGCTTAA